The Tripterygium wilfordii isolate XIE 37 chromosome 21, ASM1340144v1, whole genome shotgun sequence genome segment CCATAGATTCCCCTCGACGCTCTTGATCACTCACCATATATGAATGGTGCAAAAAGTAATAAAGCAATAATAAAGTTTCAAATAGCACTCTTGAATACTAGTTTCCCTTGCAACAACGAAACTAATAGAGCTGGAATCAAGCATAAAACTATGCTTGATAGGTTAAGTTCCGTATCTGCCGTCTGCAGCTGACCTGACTCAGCAATCCTTGATAGATTAACAATACTATGCTACTTAAATGGAAGAGTAAGAAGTAAGATACCAAAAATAGTAGTAAGATAacataatcaatgaaataaaaacGCTGAAGGCAAACTGACCTTGCAGCTTCCTCAGTAAAATGTTTGTTCGGTTGCTTCTGTCGAAGAGAATGAAGATTTCCTCCACTGCAGAACTCCATGACCAAGCAGTAGAACTTTTCAGTCTCGAAATAAGTATACAGAGTGGGCAAGAATGGATGGTCAAGAAGTCCGAGAATCTCTCTTTCTGTCTGTGCTCTGAGTAGCTTGTTTCTACTGGCAAGAGATACCTTGTCCATGACTTTCATGGCAAAATGTGTGTTGGTTCCTCTGAGTTCAACAAGATAGACACTCCCAATGTCTCCATATCCAATACGCTTAAGAAGGTCAAAATGTTTAACACCAATTGAGTTGCCTTTGGAATTAATCATATTAATGGCATCCCATCGTACATCACCACCAGTATGAGGCTTGAGGGGTACGATGGAGCTCTCTAAGCTGTCACTGCGACTGCTATTCCCATTCCCTTGGCCTTGATTGGTTACGGAACTAGTGATCTTTGCATCACCTGTCTTTGTGTTTCCTAATAATGACACGGCAGCGCCTGTTGACATGGTTGTTGAAGTCACAGGGATTTCAGAAGTTGCAGGCGTTCTTAAGCTTGGTGCCAGGCGTTGATTAGTACTCGAGTTTGTGACAGGCTTGTCTATTGGGTCCATCTTCTTGGGATCAAATTGTGGGTTAAACTTGACATTCTCACTAATCTTGGAAACTTTTTTTGTATATGCAGGCTTACGAGGCGAATTCTGACCAGAATTGGTGCTAATTTTGGCTATTTGCTCTGCCTTTTTGCAGTCAGAAGGTGGTGGATTAGTGGTTAAGATGGTCTTACTCTTGTCAAACCCTTCCATCCTTTTGGGTTCATCCAAAGCTGCTTCTGATGGGATGTAGCTCATCTGCAATAACCAGCATAGCTAATCCTTTTACCGCAAGAAAAACACATTAATCACGAGCTTCCATAAGGACTTCTCCAAATTTAACAACAAATTCTACGTTTGCAGTAAGGCGCTAATTATTTCCTGGTTCTATGTTCTAATCAGATTGAATGTCGAAAAACTTACCTCAGATGCGTCAAGATTCCTGGCAGGCTCTGAAGACATTGATGGGGCAACACAACAGCACCCCTATAAAGGGAAAACCTAATAAAAATTTAGAAGGGAAGGCCATTAGTGAAAGTTCAAGAACATCAAAAGAGTTTGGGTTATAGAACTCTAAAATTCATCAAACAATAAAGATGCCACAAAATCCTTTAAAAAAAGATAACTCAAAAATCACAAAGCAAGCCATatataatcattgattatagaGTTGAGCATATAATCAGTGGTGTGGTGGGCACGTAATGAAACCAGACAGAAAAACCATTAGGTCAAAGGTAGAATAttaaaatcaaatcaataaaactAAAAGATCCCCAGTGAGAGATTTTACACAGCCATTCCCCCCATTCTGCAATAGATAGATATAGCATATGACAGCGAAGAAGTATATTCAATACAGAAGCTTATATGAATAAAAACAGATAAGACCCACTTGAAAAGACAATGCAGGGATTGCAGCATACCAACCAGAATCTCAAAGTGGCATTAAAGGAAAGGCGTTCTATTCGCTTGCCGTCTATTGTTCTTGATGCTTTGCCTTGAGGTTAATCACTGGAAGAATGGGACCAAACATGGTTTATTGATTTCACAAAGTGAGAAGAAATCCTATAAATGTCGAAGGAATGACTCATTAGAGATAACCTTCAATCAAACAAATGGGGTAGCTTGGGTTTTGCAGGAATGGAGAGAATTcaa includes the following:
- the LOC119988606 gene encoding serine/threonine-protein kinase RHS3-like, with amino-acid sequence MSSEPARNLDASEMSYIPSEAALDEPKRMEGFDKSKTILTTNPPPSDCKKAEQIAKISTNSGQNSPRKPAYTKKVSKISENVKFNPQFDPKKMDPIDKPVTNSSTNQRLAPSLRTPATSEIPVTSTTMSTGAAVSLLGNTKTGDAKITSSVTNQGQGNGNSSRSDSLESSIVPLKPHTGGDVRWDAINMINSKGNSIGVKHFDLLKRIGYGDIGSVYLVELRGTNTHFAMKVMDKVSLASRNKLLRAQTEREILGLLDHPFLPTLYTYFETEKFYCLVMEFCSGGNLHSLRQKQPNKHFTEEAARFYASEVLLALEYLHMLGIVYRDLKPENVLVRDEGHIMLSDFDLSLRCSVSPTLVKSSSVHVGAGGGSGNGGILDDEYAVHGCMQPSTFFPRILPKRNRKSKSDFGLFVGGSMPELMAEPTNVRSMSFVGTHEYLAPEIIRGEGHGSAVDWWTFGIFLYELLHGTTPFKGQGNRATLFNVVGQPLRFQESPQVSFVARDLIRGLLVKEPHKRIAYKRGATEIKQHPFFEGVNWALVRSAMPPHIPEPVDFSQFPRKASSPADKKTPDFGGAKTNNTSDDPSYIDFEYF